The DNA window GCTTCTTCCAATTTTAATACCGGCATGACAGTTTTATATTTAAAGTTTCCACGAAATGCCAATAACATGTTTGATTTAGCAGATTCAAAAAGAATTGCTATCTCGTCGGAGTCTATAAAATTTTTTATATTTTCTGGCTGTTTTCGCGTGAACACTTTTATAGAGAGTATTTTCTCGTTAATTATACCTTGAAAACGCTCTTTATCAGAGTACTTAGGGTCATCGTATTGCATTTCGTCACCTGTACTTTGACCATGAACGTGTTCTTTGACACCGTCTTTCACATCGAACCAAGTAACAATAGAGTTTTTAACATCATTAGCTCGGAAAGCAACAATATCACCGCATTCCAAGTGAATGTAAATTAAGCTTCCCAAATAGGTAAAGACCTCATTATCTGCAAGATCTACTCTTGCTCTGTATTTTCTCAACCCAAATTCTGACTGAGGTCGTGAAATATTAGTTATTTTATTCTCTTTTAATGCATTAACAATACCCTTATCAAGGGTTAATCCTTTAAACAAGCTATCCACTTTTTAAACTCCTTTTTGAGTTACTGGTTTCAAAAAATGTCGAGAAACAGGTTATATTTTGACAAAAATTATGCTTATTAAAATCCAAGAACACTATTTATCAATTTATATTCTCTCACTATTGAGTCTAGTGAAAAATCACTATCAGAAGAACCTAGAGCAACTTCCTGGGGATCTGCTATTTGCGGTAAACCGTCAGCACCATACATAAACTGCAAGTCTTTTATGTGAAGCTCTTTTTCTTCAAAGATATTATATATGCGCTCCAGTTCGTCTAATGAATCTTGAGATAACACAGCCTTAAGGCTCTCAGTCGTTAGCCCTTGAGAATTAGTCCCCTTCATAATGTTTTTTTCAATATCTCGGCCATTGAATAACATTCGCTCTTGAATTCCACCCTGTACAATCTTCCCATCGCTAGAGATAGTTGTGCCAAATTCTGGAATAGTAATAACTGGCAGGCCAAGTGCCTTTATAGTCTCCAAATCTTTAGCTTCTTGTTTGATATCCTCAATTGTGGCTGGGTTCATACTTGTCGAATTACGTTTTGGAATGAGTAGAACTTCTTCATCATCTATAGCTAATGCCTCTTTATAGCCCCCCTCGCCTAACTTATTATCTAAAACACTAGGAGGTACCCATCTAATTGGTGTAGGAGGTATTGTTAATGACCTTAAATGTGCTTTAATAACTTTCGGCGTTAAGTTGCCATCGTAAGCAGATTGCAATAATTTATCAGATAGTTCATTACTAATAGTTCCTGAAGCAACACTTACAGCAAGTGCATCTTTTAAGCTCTTTTCACCCTCTTTACACATCAACCCAAATGGGTCCACCCAATTTACCGGATTTGGTGCATATTGATAATGGTTTATGCCACCCACTAATCCAATCGGGTCTTGGTTTATAAAGCGTTGCTGTTTGGGGCTGTAGTAGCGGTAGCGGTTATAATGTAGGCCACTCTCTTCATCTAAATACTGACCTTGAAAACGGATTGGCTGAGTGAAGCTGTTTTCTTTATTAAACTCAGACTCTGTTTTGGGTTCTTCATAACCATACACATCGGCTTGGTTTTCCCACACGACTTCTGCTTTGTTATTTGTCACAAAGCGTGGGGTATTCAGTTGGTCTAGGTGGTAGTAGTACACCTCACCTTGTTTAATAAGCGCGACTGGGTGAAATTGATTTGGCAAGTTAATGTACCAAGTGTATTCACCGTGTTGGTATTCGCCGATTAACTGGTCGTTATCCCAAATGTAGTCAATTTTGCCCTGCTCGGTGTGCTTAGCGATACGACGCCCCAGTGGGTCGTAATCGTATTGAGTAAGCGTGCCGTTGTTGTTAAAGCAACTTAGCTGATTAAATGCATTGTACTCGCGGCGGGTTTTTATACCTTTGCCGGTTTCGCGTATTTGGTTACCAAATTCATCATAATGAAAGTCGCTGTCGCCAAAGTGAGTTAACCGGTCAGCGTCTGTAGAGCCTTTAATAACCCCATCGTCTTTGCTTAGGTCACTGGAAAGTGTTGCTGACTTTGAGTCACTATACTCACTGTGAAGCACGTTATTTGTGTTAGCTGACTGGTTACTTTCAACCTTATTGCTGGCGTCGCTATCATCATTGTGCTGAGGAGTTTGCTGCTCGGCTAATTGGTTATTTTGAATTCTTGATTGGCTAACTGGGTTACCAAAACTGTCCCACTGGTATTGAGTGATTGTATCAACTTCAGAACTCGCTAGATTTTGCTGAATTAACTGGCCAAGGCTGTTGTACTCAAAATTAATATTGTGGCTATTAACGCCTTGCTCTTTACGCGTAATAAGTTGGTTTACGCTGTCGTAATTGTATGCACAGGTATCAAATAGTGCTTGCGCAGGATGGGTTAACTGCTGCTGTGTTAAGCGGTTAAATACGTCAAATTGTTGGATAAGGGTTACGTCATTACCAAACTTTTGCGTTTGGATATTGCCTTGGCTATCGTAGCTAAGCGCTGCAAGTTCAACAGCATTGCTATTGGCTTGCTGTAAGTGAATAGCACTTAGCTGACCAAATTTATTGTAGCTATATTTAAGCGTACTTAAATCTGGCAAGGTCAATGATTGCCTTCTGCCATAGTCGTCGTAACTGTATTTTAAGGTATGTGCTTGTTGCTGATTATGTACTTGCTCAGCACGCAGTAACCGCCCGCCTTTATCAAACTGCTGCTTTAAGGTTGATTGTGCATTATGCGCACGGGTAATTTTACCTTGCAGGTTATAGCTGTAGTAATTGGCGTTATTAACGATGTGAGTATCGGTTGCCAAACTTGCATGCTGCGCAGTTACGCGGCCTAATTTATCTCGCTCTATTTTTACATGGCGTTTATCGCTCTGTGTAACAGAGGTTAAGCGGTTGCAAGCATCGTATTTATATTGCTGTAGCGTACCGTCAAACCCAGTAACTTGCGTTGGGTTTTCGTTAGCGTCATAACTTATGCGGTATACATGGCCGTCGCTACGTTCGATAGCGGTTAGGTTGCGCTCTTTATCGTAAGTTAAATGCAGAGCACTGCCATCGGGCTGAATAACACAATGTGGCTGGCTTAGCCCTTCAAAGTGCTGCTCGGTGGTATCACCCTTACTGTTTTGCGAGCTAATTAACCGCCCTGCATCATCGTAACTAAAGTGTTGATGCTGTTTGTTTTCAGGGTCTTTTTCGTCAAAGGCAATAGTTTGCGCAAGCTGGCCATGCTCATTGTATTTATATTGAGTCAGCAAACCAGCGTTATTAATGGTGGCATTTACACGGCCTAAACTGTCGTAACTATAACGAATAAGCTCATCATTATGGTGCTTGGCTAAAAGCTCGCCTTGCTCGTTCCATACAAACTTAGTGACTTGACCATCTTTATTTATGTGTTGGGTTAGCTGGCCAAATTTGTCATAGCTGTAAAGTACGGTGCGACCGTCGCCAAAGGTTTCACTTTGCAGTAAACCCGCTACGCTGTATTTACGTGTTATTGTTTGACCATCAGGCAAGGTTGTTAATACACGCTGACCCAATTGGTTGTAAGCAAATTTAGTGACACTGCCATCTGGCTGGGTTATTGATTCTAACTGGCCATAAGGGGTATAACTGTATTTTATTTCACTGCTATCTGGCTTTATTTCAGTAACTTTTTGACCTTGTGCGTTATAACCGTATTGCCACACATTACCATTAGGGTCGGTGTGCTTAACTAACTTACCTTGCGCGTTATGTACAAAGTGTTCTTTATGCCCACGCGAGTCTATACAGGTTGTTTCACCAGCGTCTAAATTATATTCAAACTGATACGTATAGGTGTTGTTATCGCCCCATTGTTTTATACATTTAGCACTCGATGAGTAACTGTCCCATTCAAAGTGATGGCTAAAACCACTGGCACGAGTACGCTTAGTTAATAAGTTAGCGGCGTTATAGCCATAATGCTCTGTTTCACCTTGCTGATTGGTCGCGCGAACGAGGTTTTTGTTTTCATCATAATCATATTGCGCAAGTAACGGCGTAAGTAATACTGGCTTGTTGTTATCACCTGTACGGTAAGCCGAAATGTTTGCCAGCAACCCTTGCGGGTTATATTTTAAAATACAGCCACGCGCTTTATTTACCTCAACGCGATGCAAGCGCTCTTTCGCATCGTAATAAAAACCAATACTTTGGCCTTTTTCATTAATAACTTTTTCGAGCAACCATGAGTTCTCGCCGGCTTTAAACGTAAGGTGTTGATCATCTGGGGTTACCAATACTTGCTTACCATTAGTTTGGTAATGCAACGCCAAATTACTGCTTAACTGATAGCTCGATTGCCCCGGTTTTACTTTTTCAAAGCGGTGTTTAGCGCCATGCTCATCTTGGTATTCTAACCAGTAGCTGCCCTTTTGTTTTGGGCCCACTTTAGGTGGCGGTAAATAGTGCTCAGTTAACTGCACCATAAAATCATGTCGCCAACCATTACCCATCACACTGCATACATCCGCATGCGATGAGCGGTATAGGCGTCGCCAAATTAATTGTTTGCTGCCAGCTAGGGTGAAATCAATAAGCGGCAAGATTTCTTCACCCGAAAGCATAGAAACTGGATCAGAGCGGCACTCTTGTTTGGTGATAGGTTCTTCACTTGGGGTATTATTACTTGCACCGCCACTGTTTTTAGCCGGCGCTTGAGAGGCACTTTTGCCTGAGGCTGTTGAACTGCTCTTACTATTTGCCTTTTTACCTGCTGCGCCGCTATTGGTGTTATCGCTTACCTGAATGGCCGACTTAGCTTTTTGATGATAACAACTAATAGTACCTGCAACCAAAGCTTGGGTTAATACACTTGCGGTTTCACGGGCTGACGCACCGCGCGAACAGCTTACTCCTGCAAGGTTAAGCAAGTTAATAACGTCTAAACGTTTAGCTGCGTCGCTTGAAAGTGCACTACCTACTTGCGCAATTTGATTTTTGGCACTTTCCGGCGTGTTAGCTGCTACAGCAACAAAGCCCGACGGCGCAGAACCTTTACCTGCGACGAGGCAAATTGGGTAACTTATTCCCTGTAAAACAACGGTATTACTTTGCATTAGCTGTGTACTTCCTCACTTATCCATAAGTATGATGCTGCACCTTGATGCTTAGCTTGCTCCTGTGAAAGCATTAATGCATTACTAAAATGCTCAACAATTGCAGGGCTTGTGGTTAATTGGTACAAATTAACCAACCCTTCTAGTGCGCCTATTTTCCCTAATTTATAATTGGGTAGTTCGTAATATGTGTGCTCATCAATTAAGCTAGTAAGTAGCTGTAAATTGTTTAACCAACTATCATCATCTATCCCATTTCCTGGTGCAAAAATTAGATCTATCTTATTCTCTGTTTGTTCAGCTAAACGCGTAAGCATACCTGCTAGCTGATTATGTTTGCTAAAATCAATAGATGCTGCAATTTCATGGCTTACCTGCGACCACCCGCAAGGCACCATTTCAACTAGAGCCAACGCGCCACCTACACCTTGATAAACAAACTGCTGCTGTTTATTTGCTTTAAAGGTTGCATCTAAAGCAATTACATTAAATTTTTGCCATTTTTTTTCACCGGCCAAAGCTATAGCAGAGTGTGCACCTGTTGATCCATGAAAAATCAGCTCGTTGCTATGATCGGGGTATAACTGTTGTAAGCTCTGAGTTAATAACTGTTTTAGCTCATCTTGAAATGATAACGCTGGTAGTAACCAGATCATCGGCAATGTGCTGTCTGTGACTTCTGCCATTAATTCTTTAGATTTAATTATGCAATCGTAAACACAGGCATCCCAAGACTGCCATTGCAGTTCATTAAAAACAGCACTGTTATCGTCAAATAATAATGCATCTACGCTGCTAATATTTGGGGCAGAAAAGCATACCATCTCTATTGAAAATGCACTCATGATGCCACCTCGTCCTGAGCTTTATTGGCAGCGAGGTGTTGATAATAGCGATATAAGTTAAACACCCCTTGGCTATAGCTATCCATGGCTGATAAATAAATGGCATTAGGCACTTCATCAAGAGGGTGTCCTGCAATCAATCGTAAACTCGACATGGCGGTTTCATATTTAGACCAGTTATGTTTTAACTGCTGCTGAAACTCTAATAGCGCGCTTTCATCACCTTGCCAAGCGAGTCGCTGGATATCGTACTCCACTAGCTGATCGAGTTTATCACCTAACATGCGTCTTATTAGCGCAATAATTAACGCGGGTTGCTCTACTTGTTGTAATAAAGAATTGGCTAAAACAATCAGTTTTACAAAACCGCTTTGTAATAAAATATGCAATGTATGATCAACCGATAAGGTATTACTGGCATGATTGCTTAAGCTATTTACTTGCTCAAAATTTAATGACAACAAAAATAACGACATTAAGGGTGATAGATGGGCTTGCTCACTTAATGCATCAAAAATAGCCGTTAATATCTGTGGCTCGTGGTGCTGCGCAAGGCTAGTAATTTGATTTATAGTGACCAGGGTTTGCGGGGGAATTTCATCATCAGCACTGTAAGCAAAAAACAAGGTGTTTAAATTTAATAGCCGAATTAAGTTAAAGCTATGCTGTTGAATAACCACTTTATTTATAATGATTTTAAAAAAAGCACTTAGCGCTGGCTGATTAAGCAATTCATTTATAAATATAATATTTTTATTTTGTGGCAAGTTAGCCATAACTTCAATACATGCTTGGGCAACTAATTCATCGTTTTTAGTGTTAGTTATTATTTCGACTAGTTGCTCAGTGGTGGGCAATTCAAAATTATTTTTTTGATTATTGTTTTTTGCGTTTACCCAGCAGCTTTCTAATAGGGTTTTTCTTAAATAACGAACATGACCTACACACGTAAACGGGCACAATTGAGCGTTACTAATTTGTAGTAATTGTGCTTGATGATCACTTAAATAGGTCGCTAGCAAAGTTAGCCACCAATTAAAACAGTTGGGTTGCCAACAACGATTTTTCCGCCGTGGCCACTATCATCGCCCATTCTGGCAGCGGGTTTACCATTAATTTTAACGCTTCCCGAGCCTGTTTTTATGCTATCTGGCGGGCCAATACACACTATCATGTCGCCTTTGCGCGCCGCGGGCATGCCACCTATTAACACATTGCCAGAGCCGGCAACTATAGGTCCACCCACATGTGGCACTTTAGCGGTCACTTTAGGGCATACATGCATATGACCAATTGTAGCAGCGGGTTTACCCATTTTGACTCCTTGTCGTATCTTTGCTTGTTTATGAAATACTATTCATACAGTGGAATAACTAGTAGCTTGTTAGTCGTCACTAATAGCGAAATTTCTTCAATTAGCTCATCTTTACTGTGATCAGCAAGTGCCACTGTGCTTTGAGTTGCATATTGATATAAATTTGAAATTACATTTTCACTATTAAGTGCATCACTTAAATGAATAAAAAACTGCTGTGCATAATAGCCATTCATAGCTTTTAAATGACTTAAAGCAGGGCTTAATAATGGATCATCTGGCCTATTGATTGGTAAACACACTAAATGCGGTAAACCATAACGGCAGTAAACAACGTGCCCGTTATTTGCAATGCCGTTTCTAAACCCTGATTGAAAGTTATTGACTATTTCCATCATTAATTTAACTTAATTACACCAGCAGATAAAGTAATGGCACTGCCATCTACTTTTACATTACTGCCTTTAATATCAATGTTTGTACCTTCAATAGTAATATTGCCACTACTGCTCATTTTAATTTGCGCCGAGCCTGTTTTAATCACTATTTCGTCACCCGCTTCAATATTAAGTGTTTTACCGACTTTTAAGGTGTCATTTTCACCCATTTCAGCAACACGGTTAGCTGTGACTTTGAGATTGTCGTTATTAAGAATTTCAACATTACGGTCGTTATCTATTTTTTCGTTTTGATCGTTTTTAACGTAAAGCTGTTTATCTTTTTCGGCTTGCATATACACAAGCTCGCTGCCTTTTTTATCCTCAAATCGCAGCTCATTAAAGTTATCTGCTCCACCTTCTTTAGTTGAGCGAGTCTTAATACCACTTTGCGTTTTTTCACCAGGTAATGCGTACGGAGGCATTAGGTCTGCGTTATAAACAGCACCGCTTATTATAGGTTGATCTGGGTCGCCATTAATAAAGTCGACGAGTACTTCTTGACCAACGCGGGGAAAGAAAAAGGCGCCCCACTTTTTGCCAGCCCAGTTTTGTGCAACTCGGATCCAACATGAACTTTTAGAGTCTTTTTTACCTTCACGATCCCAATCAAATTGCACCTTAACGCGGCCATATTGGTCAATCATAATTTCATCGGCGCTATCACCCGTTACTATGGCTGTTTGTACGCCGTTGATAACCGGTTTCTTTTTGCTCACTTGCGCTCTGTAGGGAATGTCTTTTGGCACACATTCAAAGTGGTTAGAATACACTTCTTCACTTGATGCTTGTGCAGCGCCTGATTGGTTTGGTACCACAATCGACGTCATCATCGAGGTGATAGCAAAGGTTTTACCTTCAAGGCGTGGGTCTTCATGTTTTTTGAAACTAAACAGTTTACCAACAGAGAATGAGCGGCAGTCACTGCGCCCGCTTGAGAGCTTCATGTCTCTTTGCAGTGACTCTAGTTGAACTGATGCCAAATTAGCCGCGCGAGGATGACACTCTGCTTCAGCTGTATATTCAAAAATTTCTGATACCGATTGGGTCGGTAATTCTGCGTTTGCTTGCTCTGCATCAGGGTAACGTGATGGCTGTTTAAAATCGTAGCCCAAACGTTTGAAACTACCTGGCGCTAAGCTTAATCCGCCCTGCCAACGCGAAACATGAGACTCACTTAAATGGCCAGTTGAATGAACAACTTTAGCCTCACCACACATTTCATATGCGGTAATATCATCTGCTAAAACTAATGTATGGTTACTTTTTGTATGCTCAAAGAAGTAAAAAATCCCCTCGCTTTGTAATAAGCGTTGGATAAAGTCAAAATCTGACTCTTGGTATTGCACACAGTATTCGTATTTGGGGTAGGTTTTACTGGTTTTATCTGAAAAAGCCACATTGTGTTGGCCAAACAAATCAGCAAATATATCTTTTATTGTTTTCTTTTGGAAAATGCGGCTATTCTTGCGATTACGCATAGAAGCGGCAAAAGGCACAATGGTAGCTTGATAATCAATGTAATTTTTTTGCTCGTCAACGTCCGCAGTGCGGCTGCCGTTAGAAACCAGCTGGCTCACAATACCGTGATAATAACGTTCACCCCCACCCTCGGCATTTTTTACCTTTATCGATACCGGCTTGCCAACCAGATCTTCATGTGCGATTTGTTGGCCTATGGTGTACATATTGGCCGACATAACAAATAAATCTGACATGGCTTCTTGTGCAACGAAGCGTGTTAAATAAAGGGCGTCTTTACCAACAGGGGTACTAATTTGAATTACGTTTTTATCTTGTGTTGCTTTTTGCATTCCTTGCTTTTCCCATCCTGAAGATCAAAAAAAGCTCTGAGCACAAGCCCAGAGCTACAATCGGGTAACAAATATTACATTTGTTGACCTTTAACACCGCTGTAACCATATACTAGTGGTGCAGTGATGTTGTTTTGATCGTCAGTTGGTGTAACAGTCATCATCATTTCAGTGTAGCTGATAGTGATTGTTTCAATTGGACGGTCGTTTTGAACAGATACTGAGTAGCTAGAGATCATGGCATCTGTAAGTTCGATTTTCATGATTTCTTCAACTTTATCACCTTGTTTAGTGATATGAAAAACAGCAGGTAGACCTTTACCAATAGTTGCTTCTTTGAAAAGATCCGGAGATGCTTTATCTTGAAGTTTAGTAATAGTCACGTCGCCTAGACGAGTAGAGCTAGATTCACGATCCATCGCTGTACCAGTCGCTGAGCTAATTTCACGGCTAACGTTCCAATCTAAAGATAAAACTGTAATTAAATCTTTGAAAGACTCGGCAGTAGTTTCGCCTTTGATTGAACCGTATTTTAAATATGTATTTGCTTGCATTTGATAATGCTCCTTTTTATTAAACAATATTATCCATTATGTGGATTCGTTTACTTTGGTTACCCAAAATTCCTTGAAATCATTATCTCTAAAACAGCAATGAAAAGGTCTTCAGAATTCCTTTCCCTAGATGAAGACAATGTCTCAAAAATTCCATGTTTCTATATAAGACACACGAATTATAAAGCGCTAAAACTAAAGAAACAACCTTAAAAACAGGTTATTTTAAATTAACTTTAGTTAATTCGACATCAAACTCATTATCCTTAATTAACAATGAGATAGATGTTACTTTTTCACCTTCAACCATGCTCGAAAGCAAAATTTCAGACAATAGTGGTAGTACTTTATTCTGTAATATAGTGTGAATATTTCTTGCACCCGATCCGGCATTTTGACAATTAGCAATAATGTATTCAATCACGTCATCTTGATAAGTTAACTGCGCATCATAATGCTTTTTAACACGCTTAATTATTTTATTAATTTGCAGCGCTGCAATTTGGGTCAGAATTTCATCACTTAACGGAATATAAGGAATAACATTAATGCGCCCTAAAAATGCGGGTTTAAATGCGCCTAATAAATCATCTTGTAATGCTTTTAATAAACCTTTAATACTCGGCTTACTTTCTTCATCTTCAAATAAACTCATTGTGGTATCAGTACCCACATTTGAGGTCATAATAATGATGGTATTTTTAAAGTCGATATCGCGACCTTCGCCGTCCTTAATCGTACCTTTATCGAATACTTGATAGAAAATATCTTGTACGCCTGGATGGGCTTTTTCCATTTCATCAAGTAGCACCACACTGTATGGTTTTCTTCTTACTGCTTCGGTTAAAATACCGCCTTCGCCATAACCAACATAGCCTGGAGGTGAGCCAAGTAGTAATGACACTTTATGCTCTTCTTTAAACTCAGACATGTTAATTACTGTTACGTTATCTTCGCTGCCATACACTTCTTGTGCTAGTGAAAGCGCTGTCTCTGTTTTACCAACACCGCTTGGGCCTGCCAGCATAAATATACCATTAGGACGGCTCTCATCTGCAAGTTGAGCACGGGAGGTTTGTACCACTTTAGCCATAAGTTCAAGCGCATGATCTTGGCCAACAACGCGCTGTTTCATTTGCGCTGCTAAATTTAAAATGCCATGAATTTCGTCTTCATGCATTTTACCAACAGGAATACCGGTCCAATCAGAAATAACCTGTGCAATCAACTCTTCATCAACTTGCCAATGCACCATATTATGCTCATACGAGGCTAACTTAAGCTTACTTTCTTTTAGCTGCTCAAGTACTTCAGCAGAAGAGTCTGCATCGTTGGTGTTAATCGATTCTAGCGCTTGGTTTAACTCGGCAACTATATCCTTCTCAACATTGAACTGCTCATTTAATGGTTCAAGTTGTTGTTCAATATCAACTAGTTCAGATTTAAGTGCTAATAATTGTTCGCTGTGATCTAAACCGGTTTTTTGCTCACGATTTAACATTAAAACTTGCGCTTCAATTTCACTAAGCCTATTAATTAACTGCTCAATCGCATTAGGTGTCGATGCTTGACTCATAGCAACACGAGCACATGCCGTATCTAACAATGCAACGGCTTTATCGGGTAGTTGTCTGGCAGTAATGTATCTGTGTGATAGATGCACTGCACTTTCAAGTGCTTGCTCTGAAATAAACACTTTATGATGTTTTTCCATCACCGGGACTAAACCACGTAGCATAGCAACCGCTTTTTCTGGTGTTGGTTCTTCAACTTTAACCACTTGGAAGCGACGTGTTAGTGCAGCATCCTTTTCAAAAAACTTTTTATATTCAGCCCACGTTGTTGCTGCAATAGTACGTAATTCCCCTCTTGCTAGAGCAGGCTTAAGTAAGTTGGCAGCATCATTTTGACCCGCTTGTCCGCCACTACCAATCATAGTGTGAGCTTCATCTATGAAAAGAATCACAGGATCAACAGCGTTTTTAACTTCATTAATTAGCGACTTCAAACGATTTTCAAATTCACCTTTCATGCCCGCACCCGCTTGCAGCAAAGCCAAATCTAGGCTGTGCAACTTAACGTTTTGTAATACTGCAGGTACATCTTTTTGAGCGATTCTTAGGGCAAGTCCTTCAACCACAGCGGTTTTACCTACACCCGCTTCACCGGTTAATATTGGATTGTTTTGACGACGTCTAGTTAAAATATCTACCATCTGACGTATTTCGAAATCACGACCTAAAATTGGGTCTATTTTTCCTGCTTTTGCTTGAGCGGTTAAATCGACGGTAAATTGATCTAAGCTTGGTGTTTTAGATGAACCATTTGCAGGTGTTGTAGCACTTGCAGTGGTGGTATTACGTTCTTGCGATTGGGCAACAATTTCAGGCCATGCATGTAGTAGTTGTCCAGGTTCTATATTATTGAAAAGCTTGCTACAACGCGTTACTAAACTAGACAAGGTATCGTCTTTTGTAAGCGTATAAATAACGTAAGCACTGCGAATTTGCTCATCAGTAAATTCTATACTGGTGCTTAACCATGACTGTCTAAGTAAAGTAGTAACATGTACCGACAGACTAGGCGACGAATCACTACCCGTTTTAAATGACTCTAATGATTGATTTAAATCTTGCTTTACCTGATCAATATCAATATCGAAAGCACTGAATATGAGTCTAACATCGTCTAGTTGCTGCTCAATCATAGCTAACAGCCAATGCTCTAATTCAACCGTAAAATGGCTGCGGCTATTACAAATTGCGACCGCTGCTTCTAAGCTCTTTCTACAATCTGGGCTTAGTTTCTCAACTAATTTGTTTAATGTCATCGTTGACATACACTGTTCCTTTTAATTTTAATTATCCTTTAAACGATAACTTAGTAGGGTTAAATTTAGGGGTGTTTTTACTCGCCATTAAAAAGCTATTTGCGCCTAGTTGGCATTCACTTTTTGACAGCTGCACCGCATCAAGTTGTTGAAAATCT is part of the Pseudoalteromonas sp. DL-6 genome and encodes:
- a CDS encoding RHS repeat-associated core domain-containing protein; the protein is MQSNTVVLQGISYPICLVAGKGSAPSGFVAVAANTPESAKNQIAQVGSALSSDAAKRLDVINLLNLAGVSCSRGASARETASVLTQALVAGTISCYHQKAKSAIQVSDNTNSGAAGKKANSKSSSTASGKSASQAPAKNSGGASNNTPSEEPITKQECRSDPVSMLSGEEILPLIDFTLAGSKQLIWRRLYRSSHADVCSVMGNGWRHDFMVQLTEHYLPPPKVGPKQKGSYWLEYQDEHGAKHRFEKVKPGQSSYQLSSNLALHYQTNGKQVLVTPDDQHLTFKAGENSWLLEKVINEKGQSIGFYYDAKERLHRVEVNKARGCILKYNPQGLLANISAYRTGDNNKPVLLTPLLAQYDYDENKNLVRATNQQGETEHYGYNAANLLTKRTRASGFSHHFEWDSYSSSAKCIKQWGDNNTYTYQFEYNLDAGETTCIDSRGHKEHFVHNAQGKLVKHTDPNGNVWQYGYNAQGQKVTEIKPDSSEIKYSYTPYGQLESITQPDGSVTKFAYNQLGQRVLTTLPDGQTITRKYSVAGLLQSETFGDGRTVLYSYDKFGQLTQHINKDGQVTKFVWNEQGELLAKHHNDELIRYSYDSLGRVNATINNAGLLTQYKYNEHGQLAQTIAFDEKDPENKQHQHFSYDDAGRLISSQNSKGDTTEQHFEGLSQPHCVIQPDGSALHLTYDKERNLTAIERSDGHVYRISYDANENPTQVTGFDGTLQQYKYDACNRLTSVTQSDKRHVKIERDKLGRVTAQHASLATDTHIVNNANYYSYNLQGKITRAHNAQSTLKQQFDKGGRLLRAEQVHNQQQAHTLKYSYDDYGRRQSLTLPDLSTLKYSYNKFGQLSAIHLQQANSNAVELAALSYDSQGNIQTQKFGNDVTLIQQFDVFNRLTQQQLTHPAQALFDTCAYNYDSVNQLITRKEQGVNSHNINFEYNSLGQLIQQNLASSEVDTITQYQWDSFGNPVSQSRIQNNQLAEQQTPQHNDDSDASNKVESNQSANTNNVLHSEYSDSKSATLSSDLSKDDGVIKGSTDADRLTHFGDSDFHYDEFGNQIRETGKGIKTRREYNAFNQLSCFNNNGTLTQYDYDPLGRRIAKHTEQGKIDYIWDNDQLIGEYQHGEYTWYINLPNQFHPVALIKQGEVYYYHLDQLNTPRFVTNNKAEVVWENQADVYGYEEPKTESEFNKENSFTQPIRFQGQYLDEESGLHYNRYRYYSPKQQRFINQDPIGLVGGINHYQYAPNPVNWVDPFGLMCKEGEKSLKDALAVSVASGTISNELSDKLLQSAYDGNLTPKVIKAHLRSLTIPPTPIRWVPPSVLDNKLGEGGYKEALAIDDEEVLLIPKRNSTSMNPATIEDIKQEAKDLETIKALGLPVITIPEFGTTISSDGKIVQGGIQERMLFNGRDIEKNIMKGTNSQGLTTESLKAVLSQDSLDELERIYNIFEEKELHIKDLQFMYGADGLPQIADPQEVALGSSDSDFSLDSIVREYKLINSVLGF
- a CDS encoding PAAR domain-containing protein — translated: MGKPAATIGHMHVCPKVTAKVPHVGGPIVAGSGNVLIGGMPAARKGDMIVCIGPPDSIKTGSGSVKINGKPAARMGDDSGHGGKIVVGNPTVLIGG
- the tssI gene encoding type VI secretion system tip protein TssI/VgrG — encoded protein: MQKATQDKNVIQISTPVGKDALYLTRFVAQEAMSDLFVMSANMYTIGQQIAHEDLVGKPVSIKVKNAEGGGERYYHGIVSQLVSNGSRTADVDEQKNYIDYQATIVPFAASMRNRKNSRIFQKKTIKDIFADLFGQHNVAFSDKTSKTYPKYEYCVQYQESDFDFIQRLLQSEGIFYFFEHTKSNHTLVLADDITAYEMCGEAKVVHSTGHLSESHVSRWQGGLSLAPGSFKRLGYDFKQPSRYPDAEQANAELPTQSVSEIFEYTAEAECHPRAANLASVQLESLQRDMKLSSGRSDCRSFSVGKLFSFKKHEDPRLEGKTFAITSMMTSIVVPNQSGAAQASSEEVYSNHFECVPKDIPYRAQVSKKKPVINGVQTAIVTGDSADEIMIDQYGRVKVQFDWDREGKKDSKSSCWIRVAQNWAGKKWGAFFFPRVGQEVLVDFINGDPDQPIISGAVYNADLMPPYALPGEKTQSGIKTRSTKEGGADNFNELRFEDKKGSELVYMQAEKDKQLYVKNDQNEKIDNDRNVEILNNDNLKVTANRVAEMGENDTLKVGKTLNIEAGDEIVIKTGSAQIKMSSSGNITIEGTNIDIKGSNVKVDGSAITLSAGVIKLN
- a CDS encoding type VI secretion system tube protein Hcp, whose amino-acid sequence is MQANTYLKYGSIKGETTAESFKDLITVLSLDWNVSREISSATGTAMDRESSSTRLGDVTITKLQDKASPDLFKEATIGKGLPAVFHITKQGDKVEEIMKIELTDAMISSYSVSVQNDRPIETITISYTEMMMTVTPTDDQNNITAPLVYGYSGVKGQQM